Below is a window of Caballeronia insecticola DNA.
GGCCGAATTCGCACGCCCCAATCTGCGCGTGATGCTGCGGCACGCCGACGGTCCGCGCCTCGTCACCGATCCGTGGGCGCGCGCATGATCGCCTTTCTCTTTCCCGGACAAGGCGCGCAGACGCCGGGCTTTCTGCATCGGCTCGGCGGCGACACGCCGCATCCGGCGATCGCGCGCACGTTCGATGAAGCATCGGACGTGCTCGGCGAGAACGTGCTCGCACTCGATACCGCCGATGCGCTCGCGTCGACCGTCGCGGTGCAGATCACGCTGGTCGTCGCGGGCGTGGCCGCGACGCGCGCGCTCGCGCAGGAAGGCATCGAGCCGGAAGCGGTCGCGGGGCTATCGGTCGGCGCATACGGCGCGGCGGTCGCGAGCGGCGCGATTGCCTTTCACGATGCGCTGAAGCTCGTGCGACTGCGCGCGACGTTCATGGAGGAAGCGCGTCCGCACGGCTACGGCATGCTCGCGGTGCTCGGCTTGAACGAGCGCGAGATCGCGCGCGTTCTTGATGACATCAAGGCAGACATCAAGGCCGATGCCTACATCGGCAATCTGAACGCGCCGCGCCAGATCGTCGTGTCAGGCAGCGATGCCGCGCTCGCGCAGGTCCGCGACCTCGCGCTTTCGCGTGGCGCGCGCAAGGCCGAACGGCTCGCGGTGAGCGTGCCGTCGCATTGCGTGCTGCTGGAGGACGCCGCCACGCGTCTCATCGATGCGGCGCGCGATGTGCCTATCGAGACGCCGCGCATCGCGTATGTCGGCAATCGCGGCGCGCGCGTGCTGCGCCGTGCCGACGCAATCCGCGAAGACCTCGCGACCAACCTGCGCTATCCGGTGCGCTGGCACGACTCCACCATCGCGCTGTCCGAACTCGGCGCGAACGTCTTCGTCGAGATGCCGCCGGGGCAGACGCTGACCTCGCTACTCGCCGACGCCCTGCCCGGCACCCCCGCCTACGCGATGGACGCGTCGCCGATCGGCGCGATCGCCGCACGCGTGCGCATCGCGCGCGACCGCGCGAACGATTGATTCGCTGCGCGTTCGCGACTGCTTCGCGCTTCGCGCTGGCGTTTCCATCGATTCTGTCAGCAAAATCGGAATTTTCGGGTAGCTTACGAGTCGACTTTCATTAGCATTTCACGACGTCGACGCATCTCTGCTCGACGACAACCATAATGACATTCCAAAGGTAAAACTATGACAATCGTCCGCATTGTGGTGGCCGCATCCGCCGTGGTCACGCTCGCGTCGTGCAGCAGCATGGGCAGCATGGATCCGAACCAACTGATGCAATCCGGCCAGTTGGCTACGCAGGCGCTCTCGCTCAGCGACTCCGACGTCCGCACCCTGTCCGACAAATCCTGCGCCGAACTCGACAAGGAAAATCAGATCGCGCCGGCCGGCAGTCCGTACACGCAGCGTCTGAACACGATTTCGAAGCAGCTCGGCGACAACATCAACGGCGTGCCCGTCAACTACAAGGTGTACCTGACGAAGGACGTCAACGCGTGGGCCATGGCCAACGGCTGCGTGCGCGTCTACAGCGGACTCATGGACCTGATGAACGATGACGAAGTGCGCGGCGTCGTCGGCCACGAAATGGGCCACGTCGCGCTCGGTCACACGAAAAAGGCGATGCAGGTCGCGTATGTGACCACGGCGGCGCGTACGGTGGCGTCGTCGGCGGGCGGGATCGTCGGGAATCTGTCGGCGTCGCAGCTCGGCGACCTGTCGGAGAAGTTCGTCAACGCGCAGTTCTCGCAATCGCAGGAAACGGCCGCGGACGATTACTCGTTCGACACGCAGAAAAAGAAGGGTTACAACCCGAAGGGCCTCGTGACCGCGTTCCAGAAGCTCGCGACCATCGACGGCGGCAAGTCGAGCATGCTGAGTTCGCATCCGGCGTCGCCGGCGCGCGCGAAGCATATCGAAGACCGGATCGCGTCCGGCAAGTGATGTCTGCCTGAATCACGCCTCTGGGCGTGTTGCACGCGCGTCACGACGCGCGTGCATCGACTGAAGAAAAATCAGTTGAAGTAGTAACGCACGCCCACGGTCAGGCTGTCGTTGTGGCGATGGCCGCCCTGGTAGCTCGCGGTATCGGCGGTGTATTCACCCGAAACGCTCCAGTTCTTCTGGAACTTGTACTCGAGGCCCGCACCGTAGTGGAACCGCGTATCCGGCCAGAAGCCCGTAAAGCCGATGCGTGCATACGGCATCAGATGGTTGTCGAGCGGCATGCCGACGCGTGCGTCGAAGCCGCCGTCCTTGTAGGTCGTCGAGCCTTCATGGAAATCCGCAAAGCCTTCGATACCAACCACGAAGCGATCGACATCGAAGTTGTAGCCCGCCATCAGGCCGGGGAAGAACGTTGCGTGCGTGGACCGCTGATAGGTGCCGCCTGTTGCATCCGACCAGTTGATGCCGACTTTCGTGCCGACAAAAGGACCTGCGAATTCGCTGGAACCTGCAACTTGGCTGGGACTTGCGACTTCGCTGGGACTTGCGACTTCGCTGGGACCCGCATACTCGGTAGCCTGCACATGTGCAACCGCGAGCAGCGAGACGAGTAACGGCGCGACGAATTTCTTGAAACCTGCCATGACTGACTGATGAACCGTAAGAGAGGTACTACCCGCACTGCGCCAAGCGCGTGCAGGCGATAACCGTAAAATCGGGACAACGAACACTTGCGTTGCGTTGCACTTTGTTTGCCATAAGACAAACAACCCGCGAGATTAGTTACCTACGGCCACCATCGAAAGCGGAAACATCCTAAAGAATAAATATTTTCGGCACCGCCAACTCACACAGGATGACGAAGCAATGCGCAAACGCCGATCGTCGCGCCGAAACGACAAAAAGCCCCGCAAGTTTTTACACTTGCGGGGCTTTTCTTACTACGCTGGCGGAGACGGAGGGATTCGAACCCTCGATCCAGTTTTTAGCCAGATGCTCCCTTAGCAGGGGAGTGCCTTCGACCTCTCGGCCACGTCTCCCAAACTTTTCGTTGCACCGGGAGTGCAGCGCAACGAGATCGAGATAATAGCGTGTTCGCACGCGCCGGTCAAATTCGCTCGACGATTTTTTTGAATCTGCCGGCGCCCAAACGAAGCCTTACGCGCGGTCCAGCTCGAACGCCTTGTGCAACGCGCGCACCGCGAGTTCCGTGTACTTTTCGTCGATCAGCACCGAGATCTTGATTTCGGAGGTCGAGATCATCTGGATGTTGATGCCCTCTTCCGACAGCGTGCGGAACATCGTGCTCGCGATACCCACGTGCGAACGCATGCCGACACCCACCACCGACACCTTCGACACCTTCGGGTCGCCCAGCACGGTTTCCGCCTGCACGTGGCCCTTCACCTGATTGTTCAGGATTTCGAGCGCGCGCTGGTAGTCGCCGCGGCCGACCGTGAACGTGAAGTCGGTCTTGCCGTTCACGCTCTGGTTCTGGATGATCATGTCGATGTCGATGTTCGCATCGGCGACCGGCCCGAGAATCTGATATGCGACGCCCGGCTTGTCGGGCACGCCCATGACCGCGATGCGCGCTTCGTCGCGCTGGAACGCGATGCCAGAAATCACTGCTTTTTCCATGTTCTCGTCTTCTTCAAAAGTAATCAGGGTGCCGGAGTGCATCTCCTGCTCGAGCGGCATCAGCGGATCGGTCAGGCTGGAGAGCACGCGCGTCTTCACCTGATACTTGCCGGCGAACTCCACCGAGCGGATCTGCAGCACCTTCGAGCCCAGGCTCGCCATTTCCAGCATTTCCTCGAACGTCACGCGGTCGAGCCGGCGCGCTTCTTCCACCACGCGCGGATCGGTCGTGTAGACGCCGTCGACGTCGGTATAGATCAGGCACTCGTCCGCCTTCATCGCCGCCGCGATCGCGACCGCGGAAGTGTCCGAGCCGCCGCGGCCGAGCGTCGCGATGTGACCCTCGGGATCGACGCCCTGAAAGCCCGTAATCACGACGACCTTGCCCGCATCGAGATCCTTGAGCACGCGCTCGCCGTCGATCTCGCTGATGCGCGCCTTCGTGAAGGCGCTGTCCGTGCGGATCGGCACTTGCCAGCCGGCATAACTCACGGCGTCGAGGCCTTCGGCATGCAGCGCGATGGCGAGAAGCCCCACGCTCACCTGTTCGCCGGTGGAGGCAATCATGTCGAGTTCGCGCGGGTCCGGATCGGCCTTGATGTCTCTCGCGAGACCGAGCAGGCGATTGGTTTCGCCGGACATCGCCGACGGCACGACGACCATCTTGTGGCCGGCCCGATGCCATTTGGCGACGCGCTTGGCGACGTTCTTGATGCGCTCGACCGAGCCCATCGAAGTGCCGCCGTATTTGTGTACGATGAGTGCCATTGTCGTTTTGAACTGAAGGGGAAAACCGCGCTTCACGCGCTCGATGCGCAGCGCTTGAGACTCGCGTTCGGTTGCTTCGGGGGATATTGAGCCAACGATACGCGGACGCTGCCGCACGCCCGTCGCGCGCACGATGTCGTAACGCTGCGCGCATGGCGGCGTAGTTGCGGGCGAAATCGAGTCTTTTGAACGGAGCTGCCGCGCAAAAACGCGCTTGGGGCGAAACCGAGTTACCGTACCCGATCGAAGCTGAAATTACAAGATGAAGCCCCCGAGTCGGCGATTTTACCGACTTCTGCGCAACGCTTCCCGAATGGCGTCTGTCGTGGCTCTGACGCCGCTACGCG
It encodes the following:
- the mdcH gene encoding malonate decarboxylase subunit epsilon encodes the protein MIAFLFPGQGAQTPGFLHRLGGDTPHPAIARTFDEASDVLGENVLALDTADALASTVAVQITLVVAGVAATRALAQEGIEPEAVAGLSVGAYGAAVASGAIAFHDALKLVRLRATFMEEARPHGYGMLAVLGLNEREIARVLDDIKADIKADAYIGNLNAPRQIVVSGSDAALAQVRDLALSRGARKAERLAVSVPSHCVLLEDAATRLIDAARDVPIETPRIAYVGNRGARVLRRADAIREDLATNLRYPVRWHDSTIALSELGANVFVEMPPGQTLTSLLADALPGTPAYAMDASPIGAIAARVRIARDRAND
- the loiP gene encoding metalloprotease LoiP, which codes for MTIVRIVVAASAVVTLASCSSMGSMDPNQLMQSGQLATQALSLSDSDVRTLSDKSCAELDKENQIAPAGSPYTQRLNTISKQLGDNINGVPVNYKVYLTKDVNAWAMANGCVRVYSGLMDLMNDDEVRGVVGHEMGHVALGHTKKAMQVAYVTTAARTVASSAGGIVGNLSASQLGDLSEKFVNAQFSQSQETAADDYSFDTQKKKGYNPKGLVTAFQKLATIDGGKSSMLSSHPASPARAKHIEDRIASGK
- a CDS encoding outer membrane protein — encoded protein: MAGFKKFVAPLLVSLLAVAHVQATEYAGPSEVASPSEVASPSQVAGSSEFAGPFVGTKVGINWSDATGGTYQRSTHATFFPGLMAGYNFDVDRFVVGIEGFADFHEGSTTYKDGGFDARVGMPLDNHLMPYARIGFTGFWPDTRFHYGAGLEYKFQKNWSVSGEYTADTASYQGGHRHNDSLTVGVRYYFN
- a CDS encoding aspartate kinase translates to MALIVHKYGGTSMGSVERIKNVAKRVAKWHRAGHKMVVVPSAMSGETNRLLGLARDIKADPDPRELDMIASTGEQVSVGLLAIALHAEGLDAVSYAGWQVPIRTDSAFTKARISEIDGERVLKDLDAGKVVVITGFQGVDPEGHIATLGRGGSDTSAVAIAAAMKADECLIYTDVDGVYTTDPRVVEEARRLDRVTFEEMLEMASLGSKVLQIRSVEFAGKYQVKTRVLSSLTDPLMPLEQEMHSGTLITFEEDENMEKAVISGIAFQRDEARIAVMGVPDKPGVAYQILGPVADANIDIDMIIQNQSVNGKTDFTFTVGRGDYQRALEILNNQVKGHVQAETVLGDPKVSKVSVVGVGMRSHVGIASTMFRTLSEEGINIQMISTSEIKISVLIDEKYTELAVRALHKAFELDRA